Below is a window of Lagenorhynchus albirostris chromosome 11, mLagAlb1.1, whole genome shotgun sequence DNA.
GTACTCATCTGGGTCTGGCTGGGCCTGAACTTTCAGAGCGAGCCTGTTGGATCTCACAGCCATTGAGGGCCAATTGTCAGCATCTGTTAGATGTTGTCTCACTCTCCAGGTGAATTCTCTCCGCCACACACTGTTGTGTTGGCACCTGGCCAGAGGGAAAGGAGGTGATGGAGGAAatgaggatggggaaggaggagatgagtgagagagggaagggagaaatggaagtGGAGGGAGAAgttgagggtggggagagaggggagcagTGGGGGAGAGTAAAAGAAACCAAATGGgccagagaaggagaaaaagcctCTCAGGCTTTTTCCTCTCAAGGATCCAAGGGCCCCACACACAAGAGAATAACTGGTCAAATGACCCCTGTTCAtaccctggagcccccagaaccTGGCCTGGTTCCTGTCCCAAGAGTCCCCCAGTACCACCCGCTTGTCTACAAGGGCAGCTCAAAGCTCCTTAGGCTCTGCAAGATTTGGGACTGCCCTGGGGTTGAGCTCCTTCTGGCTGGGCTTCCTAGGAGGAGCTGGTTCTTCCAGAGCGGGCCTCCTTGGTCTTCTGTATCAGAAGGTATCTATATCTTCTGATCCACAGATCAGGCTATGGCTCCATTCACCGTTGCATGTCAAAGGGAAGAAGGTTTTTCAGGCCTGCAGATGTCTTCTGGGTGCTTTTAATCTGTGGCTTAAATCCATCCAAGGCTCCTGGAAAGACTGAAAGGAAGCAGCAGATCAGTTTGGTTGACCAGGCACTGCAGGCAGAGGAAGGTCAAAAaccaaagaaaggaagggaggccTGGAATCTTTACTCTCCCAGGCCAGTGTCTGCACTGGAAAGGggattatacaattttaaaagcgtcttaatatttttattattatttcactaAACTCTTCTATGAACTATTGCATGAGGCTTTTATATTAGTTAGAATACTTTTGGCAGGAAGCAATAGAAGACCCAACTCAAAATGACCCAACAATAAAAGGATTATAATCTCACATAATGAAAAATCCAGAGGGAGAGAAGTTTCAGGACTAGTTATTGAGGGGCTCAACATCCTATCCAGGACCCAGGTTCTTTGTATCTTTCTGTTCTGTTAGGCTGGGAATGTTAGCTTTTGTCATCATATCTGTGCAGTTGTGGTCACAAGATAACTGTGGCAACTTCAAGTATTATGTGCTCACAAAATAATGTCAAAGGTTCAAAAGAGAAAATCCTTTccctgtgttccttttttttaaatataagcaggctatattattattttttttaattctaaaatatttatttatgtatttatttaggctgcacttggtcttagttgctgcacacgggatcttttagttgaggcatgcatgcaggatctagttccctgaccagggatcaaagccaggccccctgcattgggagcgagaagtcttacccactggactaccagggaagtgccccctgtgttcccttttttttaaaataaataaatttatttatttatttttggctgcattgggtcctcattgctgcgcgcgggccttctctagctgccccgagccggggctactcttcattgcggtgcgcgggcttctcattgcggtggcttctcttgtttcggagcacgggctctaggcacacgggcttcagtagttgtggcacgtggactcagtagttgtggctcacgggctctagagctcaggctcagtatttgtggcacacaagctcagttgctctgcggcatgtgggatcttcccggaccagggctctaaccagtgaaccctacattggcaggtggattcttaaccactgtgccatcagggaagccccgctgTGTTCCTTTTGAAGAGCAAGGAAATTCTTCCAAGAATATCTTCCCATCAACCCCCATCCAGAAGACTTTACCTCCCCTCTCATTTGCATAATTGCATCACCTGCTGCTTCCTTAACCAGTCCCAGGCAAGAGAACTGGAATTACCTTGATGAGCTTAGACTAAGATTTGCCCTGGTGGTGGAGAGGCCCAGAGGGTGTGTTGGCAAATAAAACCACCAGCCGGGAATGGCTTTGGGGGTAGATATGCGATAGTGGCTGCCACAGTTGCCCACCTCTTCTGACATGCGGCATATACTGCCTTGAATTAGGATTGTGCCTATGCGATCTGTCTCTAAAAACTGATGGGGACAAAAAAGCTAAATATATTCCCTATAGAACCCAGCACAGTGACTTGCACCAAACAGGTTCttcaaaaataatgaatgaattaaacttaaaaactgcaATAATTGTTATAATAGTATAATTGGCCATGATTACCTTTGTCAAAGACACTTCAGTATTAGTTTACTGTTGGGCTAGACATCTCCAGTGAgccaaatgaaatatttaataagaacAGAGTGGAGCGGGGGAAGGGGATGAAGTGTGACAGCAATGAGATTGTACTTATACCCACCTCCCCAATGAATTAAACTAATTTGTGAATGTAGACAAAATTCTCATGTAATTAGCAATGATTTATATTCTGTTCTCTTCTttgtaagagagagaaaaagaagtcttCTGGTGGGGAGACCAGTGTTCAAAAGCATTTCCTGTATTATGACTAAAGAAGACATGTCTCTAGTTCTGTAAGACTCTGCTCCTGAATAGTTTTCTCCTGCTGCAGAATCAGAGGGACCCTCAGAGGAGGAAAGAACAGTTTTTCCAGAACCTGATCAGGGCTGACAAACTCAGAGACACCAGTCTCTTGCAATGAATGGGGCAGTGACAGGCTAATAAGATGTCAGCAAAGGGGACTTTCTTTCTTCACGGGGCTGAAGATGGGAACCTTCCCCACCCTAACACACTGGGTGTATTTTCCCTTCACCTTCTGCTGCCCTGTGACTATTGCTACTCAAAATGATGGGCCATGGCAGTGGGCTGCAGGACCCATCTGCCTGGGTCATCTCTGCCAGCTTCACCTTGTGGCCTTGGTGCACAGAAGCTGACCATCCTGGCCCCAGCGCTTAGGGGAGCAACGCTCCAGGTGAGAGCTGTCCTGTCTGCACGAGTCCAGCCAGGTGGTAGCAGCTACCCCCCAAGGAGAGACTCCGTATCTCTACGATCTGAGAATTGACTCCCTGAGATCAGAAGGAGGCCTGAAATGAAGGCCCCCTCACTAGGAAGCTGCCGCCTGGACAGTGGCGACCAGCTGACTTTGCCCCTCTGGATCAGTGTGCTGCCACCTGGTCCCAGGAATGGGGCTCCTGGGAGGCGATCTGACAATAGCAGAACGAGATCTCCTTTCTCCAACGGTGGTTCCACCTAGAGCTCCACCCAAGGGCTGGCCTCCGTGTCCCTTCTCCCTGAGAACTGGAAAGGCTGCCGGGCACGGTGATGGCTTCCCCTCGGGGTGCTCGGAGGCTGCCCAGCAGAGTGGGGTGCTGCTTTGGAGTCAGAGCTCTGGGCCCAGATTTCAGTTCGGCCACTCGCTCTGTAGCTTTAAGCTAGATGCTTCATCGCTCCAAGGTTTGATTTCCTCAGCTGTGGAGAGGGGCGTGATGACATCACCTCACAGGTGCTGTGAAGATCATGAAACACCCAAGACGTGAAAGGGTCTTCCTGCCACCCTGACAGAGCCTCCTCCCCTCCGTCCCACAACCCCAGGCAGGGCTGCCACGCACCTTCCAGAAGTTAGAGGCCTGAAGACAGGCTCTCTCTAAGCTCTACCCCACCTGGCCACCTCTGGCCTGATAGCGGGCTGTTTGACAGATTCCCGTGGGAGCAGAGACATCTGCCGGCTGCCTCCCAAACACCTGGGATGACAGGTAGACAAGCCAGCACACTGGTCCTCGCAGCCATTCTCTCCTCCTCACCCCAACTTGAACCACAGCTCTGCTGGGGTGCCCACTGGCCTCTCCCAGGGTGGGCAGCCTCCGTGGGGCGGAAGCAGATTGCTCCACGGATCAGGTCAGGTGAGGGCAGCGTATAAGCACAGCCAGAATCTGGGGCCCTGGCCAGTCTGGGAGCTGCACCCTCTTAGGCTTTCTCCATTTATCCCCATCAAGCCTCAGCAATGGCTGCAGTTCTGAGCCCAGACTTTCCATTTGTGCTCAAGGGCAGATCAGATGATTGTCATCCACAAAGCAGTGACCTAGACCTTGGGGTATGTTTGTTCTTGCTGCAGGCTAACTTCTATTCACTCTCTCACCAGCACAGGAGGGAGAGAAATCCTCACTGCAGGGACAGATCCCTCCTCAACCTCTGGCCCTTTGCTCCTTCAATTCTCCAGGCTCTGTTCTACCGGAATATTTTTTCTCAGCTAAACTCTTCTTTCACCTTCTTTCCCCTCCACACCGTAGAGGCTGCTTAAAGGTTTCCAACCCTTTTCACATCCTGGCAGAAGATAATTCACCTGTAAGGTTTACAGAGGTCATTGGAGGGGCTCGCTACTGGCCACGGGGGACTGGCCCAGGGGCGTCAGGCTCTTTAGTTTCCACCAACCTGTTCTGAAGGCTGAGGGATGATAACTGGCAAGGCCTGAATCCCATTTCGGGGCACCCAGCTTGGTACATGCGGGCTCAGAGAACGGACCTTTCAGGTATTGTGGGGTATCATGCCCAGCTGAAGCTGGATGACTTATCTGTTCCTTCTCACACCTGAATGTCCTCTTCCCTCCAGAGCTCGCACTGTGGCAATCAGCAGATACCCCGGGTTGGGAAGGTCTCTGAGTACAGCTGGGGTGACCAGCCACTCCAAGGTTCATTTTCACCCCAGAACTCCCATGCTCAGGCTGTAGAAGGAATGTGGCCCATCATTTTGAGTAGCAATAGCTGACTCTGTACTCAAggatggggctgggctgggcctcgCCCTGCGGGGCACAAGACCACCGTTGCTCTCATGATGAATGCTGCGAGACCCTTCCAAGCACAAAGCTGAAACAGTGCAGGCTGGAAGCTGTGCTATGCTCcaagacagaattttttttttttttttggtgtgctACATGGCTTCctggatctttgttccccaaccagggattgaaccctggcccttggcagtgaaagcgccaagtcctaaccactggactgccagggaattcccagaatgtgcattttatttatttatttgtttatttttggctgcgttgggtcttcgttgctgtgcgcaggctttccttagttgtggagagcgggggctactcctcattgcggtgcgcgggtttctcattccagtggcttctcttgttgcggagcatgggctctagagcgcaggcccagtagttgtggtgcacgggcttagttgctccacagcatgtgggatctttccggaccagggatcgaacccgtgtcccctccattggcaggcggattcttaaccactgcgccaccagggaagccccagaatgttcatttttaaaatgctctccttggcacagtggataggacaccacgctcccaatgcagggggcctggatttgacccctggtcagggagctagatcccacatgcatgccgcaactaagagttcgcatgccacagctaaggagcccacctgccccaactaagacctagtgcaaccgaataaataaatatttaaaaaaataaaatgctctcCTTAAAGGATGCAGAGGTGAGCAATGGGTAAGGGGTGAAAAcaccaggaggaaaagaaagatggtAACAGAGCACCATTGGAATAAGCTCAGGTGAACGGATCTgcacccacccccagctcctgccaCTTGTTTGGCCTCCCCTCTCAGGCCAGCACCTAAGCACCAAAGCTGGCTCCTCCCTTCGGCATGACCTGGCCCTCTGATCATCCTTGTCATTTTTCATTGCTTGGTTCAACCTTATAGGCCACACCACTAGTCCCTGAGCACGTCACCAAGCTCTCCAGCCACCCACCCACACTTTCATGTGCATTCTTCCCCCACCCTCATCTTCTCATAGTTGCCTCCTGCCCCTGCTCAAGAACCACACTGCTTCCAACAGGTTCTCAGAAGAGGGTCCGAATTAGGGAGCTCTCCTCTCCAACCTTCCTCACACACACATTCCTTCAGTTTTCCTTGTTATTCCCCTACTTCAAATATTTCCAATGACACACACTGGGTCAAGGACCAACACCATAACAACCTGAGACTATTGTAATTTTGTGTCTCAGCCTGCTCCACTTTCTCCAAGCAGTAacttctacttatttatttagctgtgccaggtcttcattgcagcacttgGGATCTTAAATTGTGGCattcgaactcttagttgtggcatgtgggatctagttccctgaccagggatcgaacccaagccccctgtgttgggagcacggagtcttagccactggaccaccaggtaagtccccaaGCAGTAACTTCTTAAAGCACAATCTTATCTGCCATTGTAGGTTTTGGCTAAGTATGGGATAAATCAGCACAATTCCAAGCCCTTCCCATATGACTccaatattttatgaataatgaCGGCAATAGTTCTGGCAGCCTGGCTGGTGACTTGAATTTTGGCTCCACCATTTATTAGCTATGTTACCTACCCCCTTGATACTCCACATATGGTCTCAGCCGACCAAGAAcacctgggagctttaaaaaaaaaaaaaaacacagaaaaaaggcAGTATCTGAAGCTTCACCTCAGACCTACAGATTCAGATCTGCAGGAGATTCACATCCACAttgaagtttgaaaaacactggccCAACGTGAGCCCGCTGCCTCACAAAATGATTTTATAACCAGTCATCAATTCAGGTCTGAGTGAAATAGACAAACCCCTTGGCACAGTACACAGAAGCCACTTGAAACACTGAGCAAATGATAAGATGGAAACTGCCAGCCTCCTGCATCCCACACTGGCCTTGAATAAGCAGAGCAAATATTTACTATGATACAGCTTGACTCTGAAAACAGAAATATCACTTTTATTGACAAGATAGGGCCATAATGGGCAGCTCCACAGAACACAAATAAGACAGTCCCAAGACAAGAGTGTAAAATTACAGCAGACAGGTTAATATTCTtcatcctcctcttctccctcaacACTATCAGCTCCAACCTCCTCATAATCCTTCTCAAGGGCAGCCATGTCCTCACGGGCCTCAGAAAACTCTCCTTCCTCCATGCCCTCACCCACGTACCAGTGAACAAAGGCACGCTTGGCATACATCAGGTCAAACTTGTGGTCCAGGCGAGCCCAGGCCTCAGCGATGGCTGTGGTGTTGCTCAGCATGCACACAGCTCGCTGTACTTTGGCCAGGTCTCCACCAGGTACCACAGTGGGAGGCTGGTAATTAATGCCAACCTTGAAGCCAGTGGGGCACCAGTCCACAAACTGGATGCTGCGCTTGGTCTTGATGGTGGCAATGGCAGCATTGACATCTTTGGGAACCACATCGCCACGGTACAACAGGCAGCAAGCCATGTATTTACCATGGCGAGGGTCGCATTTCACCATCTGGTTGGCTGGCTCAAAGCAAGAATTGGTGATCTCTGCTACAGTAAGCTGTTCATGGTAGGCTTTCTCAGCAGAGATGACAGGGGCATATGTGGCCAGAGGGAAGTGGATGCGGGGATAGGGCACCAGGTTGGTCTGGAATTCTGTCAGATCAACATTCAGGGCTCCATCAAATCGCAGGGAAGCGGTGATGGAGGACACAATCTGGCTCATAAGGCGGTTAAGATTCGTGTATGATGGGCGCTCAATGTCGAGGTTTCTACGACAGATGTCATAGATGGCCTCGTTGTCTACCATGAAGGCACAATCAGAGTGCTCCAGGGTGGTGTGGGTGGTGAGGATGGAGTTGTAGGGCTCAACTACAGCTGTGGAAATCTGAGGGGCTGGGTAAACGGAGAACTCCAGCTTGGACTTCTTGCCATAATCGACAGAGAGACGTTCCATCAGCAGGGAGGTGAACCCAGAACCAGTTCCCCCACCAAAGCTGCGGAAAACCAAGAAGCCCTGAAGGCCTGTGCACCGGTCAGCCTAAGAAAGAAAGGAGTTTTAATTTTAGCCTTGGTGAAAGGTGCAATGACTTCTTTGAATTCCATAATCACATTGActgagatctttaaaaaaatcttctgaaCAATACTGCTAAGAAAGCAGTCCTAAAGAGCTTCTAAGTGCTAAGTGATTCAGAGAAACTTTTCACAATCAACTCTtgggagctggagggaggggatcTGTTAAAAGGCTATTTTAAATGAACTGTTTTCACTTCTGCAGGCAGAGGAATCATGAGGTCTGGAATGGATGCAGGGCTCAAGTTTTGGTGACTGGGAGGGCAACCTCTGGTGCCCTTGCTGTGACCGCAGAACAAAGGCAACCTCTTATCAGTTGCAGAGCTACCAACAGCAGGCCTGGGACCACCAGCCCCGTACAATGGATGTCTGACAGATTTCAGCAGCTGCCTTCTGAGCTGGAACACAACAGAATAGCCAAGATCCAATGCCCTGGTGCTGGAGTAAGGCCGGGTCTGGATCTGGCTCTACCCGTTCCTTGCCATGTGACTTTGACCAAATTCATTTcttaatctcagttttctcatttattaaatgaGGAGAATAGTAACCTACTTCGGGttgttgagaattaaatgagtatcCGGAACAGTGCTCAGCACAGCAAGCACTCGTTATCAGAAAGTCTATTCATTCTGGGAAAGGCCATTTACTGTCACAATTCCATGTTCCTGTGTCATTGGGGCTTTCTGCCACTTAACTGAGCTATTCTGACTATTGTATGAAAGGatgattttgtcatttcaaacaAAGTATTCTGTTGACAATCTTCACTTCTCAAGGTGCCCAGAGATTTGTGGACATTCTCTACTGAGCCCCCAGTTCACTTCTCCTGTGGGTCCATACTCTGAATGAGATCAATGCCAGGGCAGGCCCTAGTCTACCAATTTCACCCATTAAGCCTCATGTGGACACAGTAATAACACCAAGGACAAATGCAATTGTTTTGGTAGTTAATGAACTTCACTCCAGAACCCTCAATGGCTTTTACTACGTTTACCTGTCCCTAAAGGCAGGTCCTGATTTCCAAGTCAGTACTTGTAGCTGAAGCTTGATTTGCAAACATAGGAACCATTAGCCCAGTTCTGCTGGGAAGACGATGATAAACATCTGAAAAAGTATGAAGCCATGAATGATGTAAGGCCATTCTTTTCAAAATAGACCAGTTGTTGCTGGGCTTAGCATAATGTGACTTTCCCGACAAGCTATTCCACCCAGGCCttcattcttgatttttaatTACTTACAAGCTGCCCACATGCCTAAGGAGCAGAGTCATCTGATTGCCAGACTCTTAATTAAAATGATGCGAACAGAACACTTAGCAACTTTACCGATGTGAATAGTTGCCTTAGATTTTTCTGCCACAGGGCCAGTCCACACTGCCCTGATCTCTAGTAGAAAAACGAGGGTACTGCTTTTTTGTGATTATTATCTTAATACTTTCAAAGTTCCAATGACTCATACTTGCTTCTGTAACAAGGGAGCTCCACTGACTCCACTTTCAGTGTTGATGGAATTTTCCAGTGTCAGCTATTTCTAGTCAGTGTTacactggcttcttttgctgtgaacTTTCTGTAATGACATGTCAGCAGTCCAATTTTTATGAATTTGATCAACGAGTTACATGTCAGTCAGCCACCTACTCACTGTGACTAGGATGACCTAAAAAGGGATGTCTCGGCCTGAAGCTGGGAAGCTGCCTGATTAATATGAACAAGGATATTTAATGGTCTTAAATGTCAGTAAAACGGTTAAGGTGTCCTGGTACTCACCTTGACTTCAGGTAAACGGCCCTCACTGAATGAGCAATTGCCCAAATCTGCCTTGTAAGACACAGAAAGAGGCAAAAGAAGACTATCCCCACTCCACATAGTTGTCCCATGGCTCAGGACCATCTGGGTTAGAAGTCCAGTTATTTAGTGGGCAGTGTAAAGTTCATTTTAGTGTGCAAAGAGTGATTCTTGCAGTTTGGTCTCTCAAAACTGTAAGAGAAAACTCTCATCTACTTTAAATAAAGTACTGTGTTTACCAGTTTCCGAACTCGGTCCAAGACGAGGTCAATGACCTCCTTGCCAATGGTGTAGTGACCTCGGGCATAGTTATTGGCAGCATCTTCCTTGCCTGTGATGAGCTGCTCGGGGTGGAAGAGCTGGCGGTAGGTGCCAGTGCGAACTTCATCTGGAAAAGGAAAACGAAGCAGCCACCCATCACTAACAACCTGCACAAGTCTGCTCGACCCCAGGGCATCAGTGGAGCCCCCAGGACACACCTCCTGTTCCGGACCCCCGGGATCTCACTGGGGTTACTGAGGTCAACTCACCAATGACCGTGGGTTCCAGGTCTACAAACACTGCCCTGGGCACATGTTTGCCAGCGCCTGTCTCACTGAAGAAGGTGTTGAAGGAGTCATCTCCTCCCCCAATAGTCTTGTCACTTGGCATCTGGCCATTAGGCTGGATGCCGTGTTCCAGGCAGTAGAGCTCCCAGCAGGCATTGCCGATCTGGACACCAGCCTGGCCAACGTGGATGGAGATGCACTCACGCtgtgagaggaagaaaggaaatgtcAAAACATGACACATCAGATGGGACATTTAGTAATGATTCACTGTAAATGACTATTAACCTTCAGAAGAGATCAGCACCTTTCTGGAGGCCACTCCTGCCCAGGGACTATTTCACAAGCAACAGCCTAACTCAGAGAAAATGCTTTGGAAAACCACAGATATGTTAATGAACTACTAGGCAAGACCAGAGACCAGACCTTCGCTTTGTGGCCACATTAGATGTTCAAGGTCAGGTTTCTACCTTCAGAATGATACAAGCTGCTCTAGCAATAGATTTTCCCCAACTCCTGGGAAATATGCCTTCTGATTCCTTAAAGGCATGCAAAATTCCTCCTTCCAGCTGATTCATTCTCTGTATGACTGTGTAACTAGAGCTCATTCTGGTCCCTCTTTAATCCTATTCTTTAAAGAGAAGAGCTTCCGCCTCTCCCTTTAAAACCAGCTTAaaccagcaaactacagccaTATGACTCGTGGAGAAAACACCAGATAAGCAGCAGTtacctgtattttaaaaactgtggttAGAGGCAGCCTTTTAACCCTGTGGAAGAATTTAATCTTTAGgaaaaacattttccttcacTATCAATGCATCTTGAGGGGAGAGtggtggggaaggtgggagggggacGGAGACACATGGTAATAAAAGCTAGAAGTGTCACCAAGACTTTATTAATAGTTTAAGAAATTAGCTGTCTTCTAGTAGAATGTACATATATCTCTGGCAACGTGGGGGAAAAGTCTTATAATTTCACAATTGTAACGATGTTAGGATGTTACCAAACTCATTTCTGCTTAGTAAAATAAGGCAGTGAACACAGAATCTACACCCACAgacttaagagaaaaaacaaaaaaaggatttTTCTTGTATTTCCATCATAAATCAGATTAGCGGTTTTGGAGACAGAGGTCTTTCACATATCAACACCAAATATCTCCCATTACATCCTCTCCAAATAAGAGggtttcaagtttttaaaaactgctaataGGAATCTAGttaaagaaaattcaacaccaccTAAGATCTCAAAGGGCCTAGCTTCATAACCCAAGATAAAACCCCCAATCACTCACAATCTTTGATTTATGGTCCCCTCCTTCTCACGTACACTCCCCATAAAACAATCATGGTCTGCTGGCCTCATCAGCAAGTTCACTGTTACCTGCCTCTACTTGCCCAGCTCTAGGGCCGTGGGAGAAAGGGGAGTTGTTTGTTCTAATGAACCCATGACTATTTAAAACTGCATCATGTTTACCTTTAACTGGACTTTGGACATTCCACAGCCCTAGAAAGGAGAGAACCAGAGATCTGTCCATGACAGCCCCAGGCCCCAGAGAGGTAAAGTATCTGAGATGATCCTGTCATTCTAATGAAGCACTTCTACTGAAGCCTTCTGAGTTTCTTTCATTGTGCAACGGTATGGTTTAGACTGTGGCCACTGCTTGCCCTCCACTCTCCCCTGGCCACTCGGGAGATGAAGTGAAACACCGGTGATGGAATCATTTAGTCTAGCCTTAACTGGATAAGCAGCCCCTGTcccttgtttaaaaacaaaaaaactattaatCTAACCAGTATATGCCTAAATAGGTCTGCTGCTACCGCTGCTCTCCTGCCCTTTAAACAGTCCCACTTCTtacgttcttttctttttttcttcttcttttttattggggtatagttgttttacccCACTACTTTCTGAAACATGTTTTTACCAGTATCTTTTTGGTCTTGCCTGGTAAAAAGCACTCAAGCAAGTTGTTACAGTCATACATACGTTTGATAACTGTGGTAATCCCTAAAGAGGTAACTATTTATTCActgcattgctttttaaaaagatattattttgaaACATCTGATACACACGGCCTACTTTAGGTAGACTTCCAACAGATATTTCCTCAGATACTTGTTTCCAATACCTCTGGAAGCTATATAGAAAATACTCAAGTTGTGTGTAATTTGA
It encodes the following:
- the LOC132529606 gene encoding tubulin alpha-1C chain-like, translated to MRECISIHVGQAGVQIGNACWELYCLEHGIQPNGQMPSDKTIGGGDDSFNTFFSETGAGKHVPRAVFVDLEPTVIDEVRTGTYRQLFHPEQLITGKEDAANNYARGHYTIGKEVIDLVLDRVRKLADRCTGLQGFLVFRSFGGGTGSGFTSLLMERLSVDYGKKSKLEFSVYPAPQISTAVVEPYNSILTTHTTLEHSDCAFMVDNEAIYDICRRNLDIERPSYTNLNRLMSQIVSSITASLRFDGALNVDLTEFQTNLVPYPRIHFPLATYAPVISAEKAYHEQLTVAEITNSCFEPANQMVKCDPRHGKYMACCLLYRGDVVPKDVNAAIATIKTKRSIQFVDWCPTGFKVGINYQPPTVVPGGDLAKVQRAVCMLSNTTAIAEAWARLDHKFDLMYAKRAFVHWYVGEGMEEGEFSEAREDMAALEKDYEEVGADSVEGEEEDEEY